One Salvia miltiorrhiza cultivar Shanhuang (shh) chromosome 6, IMPLAD_Smil_shh, whole genome shotgun sequence genomic window, AGGAGAGGAGTTTAGCCGGATGGGGAAAGAAGACACGGCGTCTGCCTAGGCAGCGATGTCCTAACGCGTTCCTCTCTTTTCCGGTGAAATGTTGACTGGGGCCGTCTCTCGATGAGTTCGCCCTTGTGCCTAGCTCTGCTACCAATTTGTGTATATAACTATAGAGGTAATATTGTTCAGGTATTGGCCATTTGCTTTGGTAAGAGAAGCACTTCATTGTTGATTTAATGTACACTCAAATCACAACATTGATGAGAATGCAGACCATTTTTTATGACTAGTGTTCttggcctttttttttttggtaatagGTTAGATGAGTGTACAATTTAGTTATATTTTCATGATAGTATTAGTACATGAACTtatattcaaatttcaaatcTTTTGTTCacaaagggtaaatatcatgaaaactcctgaactatacccgttttatcaaaaataccctgaacgtatcgaaatgttctctaaacccctAATCTAtgagatttttatcaaatatatcccgcatttatTTTCCGATCACCGGAAACGTGACGTGGCTCGCTGGATGCCGcagtgtaatttatattttattttttttaatccatgtcattttatattcatttttttaatccatgtcacttaataaatgaaaatacaTCTGGAAATTAAAATTCACTTTTATTAACTTGGAATTAAGAATAATCTATTTTAATAAACCCTAATTGTGAAACATCCTGGCGATTTTAATAAGACTCCACATTTGATAAAGTGCAAATTCCCTTTTACTTCATCAACTATTTCACTCATACTTGGGATCAGAAACATAACCATACAAAAATAAGAATTCGATTATCAAAACAAAGAGGAATTACGTTCCAAAACAAGAGGAATTATATTGATAATCAAGAGTCAAACTACAATAAAAAAGGAACTCTCCCTCTGCGTAAATCAATTTTACACTAAACAACACAACCATCATCATCATTCGGTTCTTCTTCATATTTTGTCAGAACCGCTGTCCCCCCCCCCGCTTCCCCTTTCCCCCGCCGGAGCTACTGGCCTTCGACTGCCACGCGAACTCGGCGCATATCTGGAGAGATTGGCAGAGAGAAACGACCCGTCGGAGCTACTGGCCTTCGACTGCCACACGAACTCGGCGCATATATATCTTGAGAGATTGGCAGAGAGAAACAATCTGCTGGTAGAGAGGTTAGCGtgatttattttcttcaattaGGGCATGAGTTTTATTAGAACTACCGTGAATTTATTCAATGGTAAAGTGAATTTTAATTTCCACAtgtattttcatttattaagtgacatggattaaaaaaagtgaatataaaatgacatggattaaaaataataaaatataaattacactgTGTGGCATCCGGCAAGCCACGTCACGTTTCCGGTGGCCGGAAAataaatgcgggatatatttgataaaaatctgatagattaggggtttagagaacatttcgatacgttcagggtatttttgataaaacggatATAGTTcagggttttcatgatatttatccGTTCACAAATTATTTCTCTTATTTCGATTTGAATTAGCaataaatattttctaattttgcatATAATAACTAACATCAATTGATAGTTTTGGACTGTAAATCAGATCTACACCTTTCCATGCGACAGAACTTTAAACTTCAATCAAAGCAAATAAAGGGCAAAAGTGAAAAGTACTCGACAAAATCTATGGACTTTTATGACTCCAATGTTGGGTGCACATGGTCATTTTTATTGAcatttaattcttttttctttaaatttattaGATTTTTAGTTTCTGTAATATGCAAATGTTACACTGCTCTGCTTCCCAAATACTAGTAGATCATAACATAATAACATGCCAACTTATTAAGATAGTTTGATCCATTTCTCTCATAATTATGAATCTATTTTTGCCAATAAAATATTGGAAAAACCCTAAATTTTTTCTTTCATCAAAATCCTCAATTTCATATTTACCCAACTCTACTGCAGAGAATCTACCTGAAaaatttgtttcttttttggaaACCTGTCCAGATATCAGTTTTCTGAAGAAACTGCATGCTTGTGTGATCACACATGGCCTTGAACGCAACATATTTCTGGGCTCCAAGCTTTTTAATTTACTTGCAAAATTCAATCTTTTGGCAGAATCTAAATGGGTTTTCAACAAAATCATTAACGACAATCTCTCTCTCTGGAATTCAATTGTTGTTGGGTATTTCAGAGCCGATCAATACAGTGAAGTTTTAGGGATTTACTCGAAATTGAGGCGGAAAAGAATTGGGATTCACAGTTCCTCGATCACTTTCGCGTTGAAGAGTTGCGTTGAGTTGGGGGCTTCTAAATTTGGCAGGAGCCTCCACGCCGACGCCGTTAGATTCGGATTGGGTTCTGATCGATTCGTGGGTTCGTCGTTAATTGAATTCTACACTAAATGCGATCGAATTGGGGAAGCAGCTAAGGTGTTTGATGAAATAGCTGAGAGAGACGTGGTTGCTTATACTTCCTTGGTAACAGGATACTCTAAAGCTGGCGATCATCGCGCTAATGAGGCGTTTCGAGTTGCAGCCGAGATGCAGATGAATGGATTAGAGCCTAACAGAGTGACATTGGTGAGCTTACTACGTTGTGCATCGCAGTTACGAGCTCTCAACGAGGGAAGATCCATTCATGGCTATGCAGTTAGAAGAGGAGTTGGTTGTGGAGATGAAGTTTTCGAAACAAGCTTGATAGATATGTACGTGAAATGTGCTGATCCCAACCCTGGCGCCATTGTTTTTGACAAGATGAGCAGGAAGACTACTGGTTCAAGAAACGCATTGATGGCTGGTTATCTTCAGTTTGGACAGCCATTGGAAGCCTTGGCCATTTTTGTTGAAATGCTTGGTGAATCTGATCTTGATTTGATTGCCTTGGCAAATGGACTATTGAGTTGTGCTGATTTGGGCTATTTGGATATAGGAAAGGCCATACATTGTCACATAATTCAAGAGGGAATCGTTCTTGATCTTGTTGCCACGACGGCCTTGATTGATATGTATTCTAAATGCAGGAACTTGTCCGCAGCAATGGATGTCTTTCACAGAACAGAAGCTAAGGATGCAGCTATGTTGAATGTGATGATTGCTGGCTATCTTCACAATGGATGTGTGTATAGAGCCATTGAGACGTTCCGTGGGATGTTTGCAACGCGTGTTAGACCGAATACTGGCACCATTATCAGCGTTCTCTCTGCACTATCCGATATGGAGGATATACGGACAGGGAAGTGCATCCATGGCTACACATTCAGGCAAGGTTTGGAAGCAAACACAGACATAGCAAACCAGTTCATAAACATGTATGCTAAATGCGGCCTCATAGGATGCGCTGGGCGAGTCTTTGGTTGGATCAAGATCAAGGATCGGGTGTCATGGACATCGATGATGACAGGTCTGGTGAACCACGGCCGAGCTGATGCAGCAATGGCATTGTTTCTGCTTATGCAAAGGGAATTTTTGCAACTTGATGCTATCACATATACATGTTTGGTTCAGGCACTGAATCAGCTCGGATCTTTGATGCTAGTGAGAGAAGTACATGGACGTGTGTATCGAGAATTTTTAGAGAAAGATACAACGTTGGTGAATTCCCTTATTACTACCTACTGCAAGCAGGGAAAACTCAAAGTGGGAAGCACTTTGTTTAAGCTCATGGATGAGAAGCAGTTGTCATCTTGGAACACTATGATAGCTGCGTATGGTATGCACGGTGACTTTGTTCAAGCCCTCAAATTGTTCTACCAAATGAGACGTGAAAGCATCGCCCCCGATGGAGTTACATTCAAGTCGATACTCTCTGCCTGCAGCCACACCGGCCTTATAGAAGAGGGCTTCCATATTTTCAACTCCATGGAGAGAGTATATGGGATCATTCCATCTGATGATCACTATGGTTGTTTGGTGGATTTGCTGTGTCGAGCCGGGAAGCTCGAGGAAGCTTACAATGTTCTTGAACATGCCCCATCAAGACGCAATGCTTCAACTCTAGGCTCTCTGCTTGCTGCTTGCAGAGTTCATGGGAACTCCGAGATGGGTGAAAGAGTAGGACGTTTGCTACTGGAGATCGAGCCAGAGAACACGAGCACCTACTGCTCGTTGTCGAATCTGTATGCTGGAGGAGGAAGATGGGATGAAGTAGCCCATATTGGAGCTCTTGCTAAGAGAAAAGGTCTGAGAAGGATTTCAGGATCCAGCCTTATTGTCTGAGCTTTAGTTTGAGTTTTGAGCCATTTTGGAAGAAAATTACTAATTTTTGTTGCTGATGTACAAACAATGGAGTAGCATTTTGATCATTGCAGATTTCTCATTTCAACAGGAAAATTGGACTAGTATGTTATAGATAATTTTCAACAGGAAAattttattatgaaaataaaaattgttataATGAAATTGAAGCTAGAAAAATTATataaagaaataataataaaagaaaaaaggtcCTACCGGGAGTCGAACCCAGGTCGCTGGATTCAAAGTCCAGAGTGCTAACCACTACACCATAGAACCCGATGTTGTAAGAtctttgttaattatttttttattattaattttacttCACAGGGAGATGCCACCTCATACCAAAGCTCAATATTACCACAGCTTTTAACCAAACTGTGATTAATATCATGTGTAAGGGTGAAAAAATCATACACCCTACAAGCGGAATTTTCAATAAGATCTGCGTATCGATTGATTTATTGTATAACCGCGTAATTAAATTGAGAAACATTAAATATATCAAAGATTTTATAATTGAAAAGATGATTTGTAGCTACAATGTTCTAATTTCTAAAAGTTATGTAAAACATAATTCATAATATAATCCTAGGACTCAAGTCACTCAACTGAGAATTATTAGACAATGTCATTCTCCCTCCGATCTATAGATAATGTAGTTTACCTTTCTTGTAGCTTTTGTGGCATTGCACAGtaaaaattgtggatattgacCTATAAATattcaaacttttctcattttTTGATTTTGAACTTAACTTTAAAATCTGTTTATAAATatcttaattttgtatttttttgtgattttgCACCCGACAAATTTTTACCTCAAATCGTTGCTGACATGGCAGTCGAATTGAGATGAAAGTTTGAAGTGCATAATAAAATAGATAAGCTCGTTGTCAATGTGTGATCTAAAACATGTAATTGTAGGGTTTGAGATGTCAATCTGGCTGCCATGTTAGCAACGATTTGAGAGTAAAAGTTCGCCGGATGCAAAATTAGAAAGAATACAAAGTTAAGGTATTTATAGGCtggttttaaagttgaggtgTAAAACTAGAAAATGGAAAAACAAATAGAGTATTTACAGGCCAATATCCCTAAAAATTATGATTTCAAATAAATACTCgcagtttattatttatatCAAATGTCATTGTGATCTATGTAAAATTATctcttttttactttaaaaataGAGTTAAAATATCAAACTAGCCTATTTCATAtagtaaattttaaaattagtctatcaaataaaaactttaaaaattggccacttttttatataaaagtacaaaattacccctaacataaaaattaaaaaatttgccACAAATTCATCCTCACAAACACACTACacatttaacaaaaaaaaaatcatcacaccaaatctctctctctctctgcgcgcGAGCGCCGAGTTCAAAATTTTTGTAGGCCACTAACTTAGGGTGCTTTTCAAAATTAGGTCACATTTTTTCGGGCTTGCAAATTTGGGccatttattgttaattttggCGTAAATGAGCCACATTTGGGCCCGATCGAGCTATTTTGCTCGTGAGACGTGCGTGACTTCACAGTTGGAGCCCGAACACTGATGTGGAATTTTAATTCATTCTTTTATTTGGTATATTTATATACAtgtaaaataaatcataaaataatcataattaaaaaaacacaaataaaaaatgaattaaaaaacaattttaaaatacattaaaatatacaaataattgCCTTTGCTCAACGACACATCGGAGGGTCGAAATTAAATTGTAGGAATATATATGTTTCTCAagataacaataattatttatatatttataaaaagtcATCTTTTATAATAGGAAAATATtaattctctcttctacatgacaatctaaaatctcactatttgaatttttctcaaatttcttttatttacacTTATTCTCATTATATACATTCTCAAatgtgttggttgtgaattcgagtttaaaagctcgaattcacaactagttgttttgattgtaaattcgagttttaaaactataattcacaaccagtttgatgaattcataactgaattgctagtgttaaTTGTGAACttgagttttaaaactcgaattcacaatcaactctattgctagttgtgaattcaaatttcgtgaatttgaatttttaaatcttgaattcactattaataatatttctagttgtgagttgtgaattcaagttttaaagcttgaatttacaactacaATTAatgatagttgtgaattcgattggttgtgaattcacggataatttttaaattttttatatgcaagggtaaaatggtaagtgtggccaatttttaaattttttatcttagtagccaatttttaaatttattattccaaaatgactattttcaaaatctaCTCTAAAAAAGAACTATTTtttctctcatattttattataaactattcatTTCTTAAATATTCATGCTCAACTCTTGTAACCTATTCCCTTCGTCCTCAAGAGTGTGCATTACTTTTGgtagcacgagttttaataaaatattagatgagtgtattgagagttgaaaaaactatttattataaaataagagtaCGAAATAAAGAGTTAGTGGTGagttaatattaaaaaattgacaaatgcacactcttgtgaaacgtcccaaaataaaaataaaagcacATTTTTATgtgacgaagggagtattatgttGTTTCAAGTAATTGAGACATACAATCTTTATACATTGGACCAAATATTCAAACAATTCCAAcgaaataatcaaatatcaattgctattacaaaataaatcaaatatataaacaaatataacCCACACATTATCGATAGATAAAATTTGAAGTAATgatattttcaaatataaattCTTTGATACTTCAACTTTGCCGCTTAAATAGGAAGAGAATTGAGCAAAAACAAGTCAGCACTGTAGATTCAAAGTCGATAATGCTAATAgtagtattaattattaaatgacAAAATTGCCCAAATTATATGTACACGTGTTATACTAACTTTTGACTATCAATCATTATTTATGGAACAGATTGTAATATTATCCATAAATAGATGAAATAATAAAGCACTGAATATTAGATCACACTCCGTTGTATCATCCATTTCGGCACCCATCACGCATttcacacactcacacacaaaTAAAAAGCCGAGAAAAGATTTAAGAAACTTCGCCTGCAATCTCTGAAAATGACGGAAATTAATTCCGGCGGCCGGAGCTCCAAAGCCTACGACGTCGTAATCTTCGGCGCCTCCGGTTTCACCGGAAAATACGTAATCCGAGAAGCCCTCAAATTCCTCAACGCTCCCAACTCTCCCCTCAAATCCCTGGCCTTGGCGGGCCGAAGCCCGTCGCGGCTGTCGGAGGCCCTCACGTGGGCCTCCGCCCCGAACCCGCCGCCCCAGATCCCGCTCCTGACCGCCGACACTTCGGACGGGGAGTCGCTCGCCCGCCTCGCGTCCCAAGCGAGGATCATACTGGACTGCGTCGGCCCGTTCCGCCTCTACGGGCAGCCCGTCGTGGCGGCGTGCGTCGATTCGGGCTGCGACTACTTGGACATCTGCGGCGAGCCCGATTTCATGGAGAGGATGGAGGCTTCCTACCACGACACGGCGGTGGAGAATGGGTCGCTGGTGATCTCGGCCTGCGGGTTCGACTCTGTGCCGGCGGAGATCGGGCTGCTGTTTCATTCCAAGCAGTGGGCCGGGCCGTCGGCGCCGAACCGGGTGGAGGCGTATCTGAGCTTGGAGTCGGACAAGAGGATTGTGGGGAATTTCGGGACGTATGAATCGGCGGTTCTTGGGGTGGCCAACGCTGATAAGTTGGTGGAGTTGCGGCGCTCCAGGCCGAGGAGGGCCCGGCCCGCGGTATGCTTCTTTTCTTGTTCTATATCGATCAATTTGATGCTACTCTGTTGAGTGTTGACCCCATTTCATTTTGAATTTGGTGGTTTTTAGGTTTGCAGGTAGTAATTGAACATTTTAACTGAAGAATTTGTACATTTTTTGTGCTCGTTTAATCTTGTAGTGTATTAATGTTTATCTTTTTCGCAATTATTAGACCGGAAAAGTTCGAGTAGGGAGAAATGGGATTTAATGAGGAAGATGAAAAATCATCTTTGTGTTGACTTTACGATCCTACTTTATAGGGTCATCTTGAAATTGATATCGATAGATGAAAATTATAGGTGTTAGACTATAAGTTGAAGGCAAAAACTTGTGTACACAATACTAATCTCTTTTAGATGGAATGAAACTTTGAAATATCGAAGGCCGTTGATTATTTCAatcatttgagctagttttgcttgaattatatatcccattgaaaggatgagattgaagaaatcttaatcttgaggataaaaaaaatccaatcatgcaaagtaaatgccCTTAGGTAATGAATCCCTAATTAGGATATCACTAAAATTAGTATTAATCACAGAGTGTGCCTCGATGTATTATAGCAGTGGTCTGATCCATGAAATGTATTTTCAAGAGTCTGACTCAAAGGTGTCTTAGATTTCAGATTGTAGATTTGAGTGATATTACAGCTTTGATCTGAACCATGAAATGCATTTACTAGTCTCGAGGTTTTTCTCCTCAATACAAAAACAAAATGTGTTAAACTAAGCTCTCTACTAACCTATCATTAATTTCAGATTCCTGGACCTGCTCCTCCGAAGGGCTCCATCATCGAGCACGAGAAGCAGCTCGGCCTCTGGGCTTTACGCCTGCCATCAGCGGATTCTGTTGTCGTACGAAGAACCCAGGCCGCATTGACTGAAAACCCCCACGGTTTACCCGGTGTGAACGAGAGTGTTGAGCACGTGAAGAAGAGGGAGGACTTCTGGTCATCCGCGAAGCCAGCCCATTTCGGTGTGAAATTAGGCTCGAAATCGTTGCTTGGTTTGTTTCCGGTGATCACACTTGGTGTATTCTTGGGGCTCTTGAGCAGAAGCAGAGTGGGGAGATGGCTTCTGCTCAAGTTCCCCTCGTTCTTCAGCCTCGGATGGTTCAGGAAGAAGGGGCCTTCCGAGGAGGAAGTCGCGAGTGCTTCCTTCAAGATGTGGTTCGTGGGACGGGGGTACTCGGACAGCAGTCTAGCTTTGCAGGGGGACAAGAAGCCCGACACGGAAGTGGTGACGAGGGTGATGGGGCCGGAGATTGGATATCTGACGACCCCAATCGTGCTGCTTCAATGCGCTCTTGTGCTGCTGAATGAACGCGATAATCTGCCTAAAGGAGGAGTTTATACGCCTGGGATCGTGTTTGGCCCGACTGACCTTGAGAAACGCCTACAGGAGAATGGGATATCGTTTGATTTCATCTCCAAGAAAGGCCTTTCTTCCTGAACACTGCTGCCTGCCTCATCTAAAGCTTTGAACATCTTACATTCCATGATACAGTGAAACAATGCTTCTTGTTGAAATTCTTGGTATGAAAATCAGTCACAAAATGCATATAatctgttgttgttgttgtttttttttaatcaattaatatttaaataaaaaaaattaaaaactgtGTCCCAATGAATTCAAATCCAAAACC contains:
- the LOC130989619 gene encoding pentatricopeptide repeat-containing protein At4g21300-like, producing MNLFLPIKYWKNPKFFLSSKSSISYLPNSTAENLPEKFVSFLETCPDISFLKKLHACVITHGLERNIFLGSKLFNLLAKFNLLAESKWVFNKIINDNLSLWNSIVVGYFRADQYSEVLGIYSKLRRKRIGIHSSSITFALKSCVELGASKFGRSLHADAVRFGLGSDRFVGSSLIEFYTKCDRIGEAAKVFDEIAERDVVAYTSLVTGYSKAGDHRANEAFRVAAEMQMNGLEPNRVTLVSLLRCASQLRALNEGRSIHGYAVRRGVGCGDEVFETSLIDMYVKCADPNPGAIVFDKMSRKTTGSRNALMAGYLQFGQPLEALAIFVEMLGESDLDLIALANGLLSCADLGYLDIGKAIHCHIIQEGIVLDLVATTALIDMYSKCRNLSAAMDVFHRTEAKDAAMLNVMIAGYLHNGCVYRAIETFRGMFATRVRPNTGTIISVLSALSDMEDIRTGKCIHGYTFRQGLEANTDIANQFINMYAKCGLIGCAGRVFGWIKIKDRVSWTSMMTGLVNHGRADAAMALFLLMQREFLQLDAITYTCLVQALNQLGSLMLVREVHGRVYREFLEKDTTLVNSLITTYCKQGKLKVGSTLFKLMDEKQLSSWNTMIAAYGMHGDFVQALKLFYQMRRESIAPDGVTFKSILSACSHTGLIEEGFHIFNSMERVYGIIPSDDHYGCLVDLLCRAGKLEEAYNVLEHAPSRRNASTLGSLLAACRVHGNSEMGERVGRLLLEIEPENTSTYCSLSNLYAGGGRWDEVAHIGALAKRKGLRRISGSSLIV
- the LOC130989633 gene encoding probable mitochondrial saccharopine dehydrogenase-like oxidoreductase At5g39410, whose product is MTEINSGGRSSKAYDVVIFGASGFTGKYVIREALKFLNAPNSPLKSLALAGRSPSRLSEALTWASAPNPPPQIPLLTADTSDGESLARLASQARIILDCVGPFRLYGQPVVAACVDSGCDYLDICGEPDFMERMEASYHDTAVENGSLVISACGFDSVPAEIGLLFHSKQWAGPSAPNRVEAYLSLESDKRIVGNFGTYESAVLGVANADKLVELRRSRPRRARPAIPGPAPPKGSIIEHEKQLGLWALRLPSADSVVVRRTQAALTENPHGLPGVNESVEHVKKREDFWSSAKPAHFGVKLGSKSLLGLFPVITLGVFLGLLSRSRVGRWLLLKFPSFFSLGWFRKKGPSEEEVASASFKMWFVGRGYSDSSLALQGDKKPDTEVVTRVMGPEIGYLTTPIVLLQCALVLLNERDNLPKGGVYTPGIVFGPTDLEKRLQENGISFDFISKKGLSS